The Halanaerobium praevalens DSM 2228 genome contains a region encoding:
- a CDS encoding sugar ABC transporter ATP-binding protein: MGAEKVLEMKNITKKFPGVKALDKVNFSLRKGEVHALLGENGAGKSTLMKVLNGIHKRDEGRIILKGKEVEFKGPKEAQNSGLAIIHQELELIPHLNVAENIYLGREEKNSIFIDYQKLYQKTNAVLEMLGVQINPKAKIKDLNIGSQQMVEIAKAVSQNSDILVMDEPTSSLTNQEIKILFELIERLKKQDIAIVYISHRLEEVFEICDRVTVLRDGKFVGEVETVETDENELIKMMVGRKIEDRFPKMRFNPGEEILRVENLSVPDKIINASFSLRKGEILGVAGLMGSGRTELAKAVFGVFKEKTGDIYYRGKKLQISSPADALNNGISYLSEDRKDEGLILGLSVSDNISISVLKRILKAKFFIDSDQEKELSQKYIEDLNIKTPSEKQLLKNLSGGNQQKVVISKLLSTKPEVVIFDEPTRGIDVGAKREIYNLMQDLIEQDVAVILISSELPEVLNLSNRLLVMHEKEIIGELDAAQADQEAIMKLATGRRSQQSE; this comes from the coding sequence ATGGGAGCAGAAAAAGTACTGGAAATGAAAAATATCACTAAAAAATTTCCTGGAGTAAAGGCTCTAGATAAAGTTAATTTTTCTCTCCGCAAAGGTGAAGTTCATGCTCTACTGGGAGAAAATGGAGCTGGGAAATCAACTTTGATGAAAGTACTGAATGGAATTCATAAGCGTGATGAAGGTCGAATTATTTTAAAAGGTAAGGAGGTTGAATTTAAGGGACCAAAAGAAGCCCAAAATTCTGGTTTGGCAATTATTCATCAGGAGTTAGAATTAATTCCTCATCTTAATGTAGCAGAAAATATTTATCTTGGTCGAGAAGAAAAAAATAGTATTTTTATTGATTATCAAAAACTTTATCAAAAAACAAATGCTGTTTTGGAGATGCTGGGGGTCCAGATTAATCCTAAAGCCAAAATTAAAGATTTAAATATTGGTAGCCAGCAAATGGTGGAGATTGCTAAGGCTGTTTCTCAAAATTCTGATATACTAGTGATGGATGAGCCCACTTCTTCACTTACTAATCAGGAAATTAAAATTTTATTTGAACTGATAGAAAGGCTAAAAAAACAGGATATAGCAATTGTTTATATTTCTCATCGTTTAGAAGAAGTTTTCGAAATCTGTGATCGAGTTACTGTTTTAAGAGATGGTAAATTTGTGGGTGAAGTTGAGACAGTTGAGACTGATGAAAATGAATTAATTAAAATGATGGTCGGTCGAAAAATTGAAGATCGTTTTCCGAAAATGAGATTTAATCCAGGAGAAGAAATTTTGAGAGTTGAAAATTTATCTGTCCCTGATAAAATAATTAATGCTTCTTTTTCACTGCGTAAAGGAGAAATACTTGGAGTAGCTGGTTTGATGGGTTCTGGTAGAACAGAATTAGCTAAAGCAGTTTTTGGGGTTTTTAAAGAAAAAACAGGAGATATTTATTATAGAGGGAAAAAATTACAAATTAGTTCTCCTGCAGATGCTCTAAATAATGGAATTTCTTATTTAAGTGAAGACCGCAAAGATGAAGGCTTAATTCTGGGACTCTCAGTTTCTGATAATATTAGTATTTCTGTTTTAAAAAGAATTTTAAAAGCTAAGTTTTTTATTGATTCAGATCAGGAAAAAGAACTTTCCCAAAAATATATTGAAGATTTAAATATCAAAACTCCTTCAGAAAAACAGCTTCTTAAAAATTTAAGTGGAGGCAACCAGCAAAAAGTTGTGATTTCTAAACTGCTTTCTACTAAACCAGAGGTTGTAATTTTTGATGAACCAACTCGGGGTATTGATGTTGGAGCTAAAAGAGAAATTTATAATTTAATGCAAGATTTAATTGAGCAAGATGTTGCAGTTATTTTAATTTCATCAGAATTACCAGAAGTTTTAAATTTAAGTAACAGACTTTTAGTAATGCATGAAAAAGAAATTATAGGAGAGTTGGATGCTGCTCAGGCAGATCAAGAAGCTATTATGAAGCTAGCAACTGGAAGGAGGAGTCAGCAAAGTGAATAA
- the rbsD gene encoding D-ribose pyranase, producing the protein MKKNGIINSELSKVIAEMGHKNSLVVADCGLPIPQAVKRIDLSVTKGYPKFLKILKGVLDDLVVEKAILAAEIKEKSPELEAEIIALLPNIEIEYIAHKEFKKETNNSRAVVRSGEIIPYANIILISGVDF; encoded by the coding sequence ATGAAGAAAAATGGAATAATTAATAGTGAACTTTCAAAAGTAATAGCAGAAATGGGACATAAAAATAGCCTGGTTGTTGCAGACTGTGGCCTGCCAATTCCACAGGCAGTTAAAAGAATTGATTTATCTGTGACCAAAGGCTATCCTAAGTTCTTAAAAATACTTAAGGGTGTTCTGGATGATTTAGTTGTAGAAAAGGCAATTCTGGCAGCAGAAATTAAAGAAAAGAGTCCAGAATTAGAAGCTGAGATAATTGCTTTACTGCCAAATATAGAAATTGAATATATAGCTCACAAAGAGTTCAAAAAAGAAACAAATAATTCCAGAGCTGTAGTTCGAAGTGGAGAGATTATTCCCTATGCTAACATAATTTTGATTTCAGGAGTTGATTTTTAA
- the rbsK gene encoding ribokinase, which translates to MSKILVIGSMNMDLVVQTERYPEAGETIIGGKFAQIPGGKGANQALAAAKLGDEVQFIGACGDDSFAPMLKSSLKNGGAKIDNIFEIKDKSTGVAVITVDPEGNNRIIVSPGANYELDLAKIEKIKSQIIEAEIILLQLEIPVETIAKIVEIAAANNTKIILDPAPAQQLSDHILSEIDFLLPNEGELDLLMAAADAKTRSEKIEILLDKGVKNIIVTEGEKGLNFYNKEQALHLDALKVKAVDTTAAGDVFAGAFAASLISENDLEKSLKCAVQAAAYSVSKRGAQSSIPDQNELNEFLAERSN; encoded by the coding sequence ATGTCAAAAATTCTTGTTATTGGAAGTATGAATATGGATTTAGTTGTTCAAACTGAACGCTATCCAGAAGCAGGAGAAACTATAATTGGTGGTAAATTTGCACAAATTCCAGGTGGTAAAGGAGCAAATCAGGCTCTAGCAGCAGCAAAGTTGGGAGATGAGGTTCAATTTATTGGCGCTTGTGGAGATGACAGTTTTGCTCCTATGTTAAAATCAAGTTTAAAAAATGGTGGAGCCAAAATTGATAATATTTTTGAGATTAAAGACAAAAGTACAGGTGTTGCAGTCATTACTGTTGACCCAGAAGGAAATAATAGAATTATAGTTTCGCCTGGAGCAAATTATGAATTAGATCTAGCTAAAATTGAAAAAATTAAGTCTCAAATTATTGAAGCTGAAATTATACTGCTGCAGCTGGAAATTCCTGTTGAAACTATTGCAAAAATCGTAGAAATTGCTGCAGCCAATAATACAAAAATCATTTTAGATCCAGCTCCAGCGCAACAATTATCTGATCATATTTTATCTGAAATAGATTTTTTACTGCCAAATGAAGGTGAACTTGATTTATTAATGGCTGCTGCTGATGCTAAAACTCGTTCAGAAAAAATTGAGATTTTACTTGATAAAGGTGTGAAAAACATTATTGTGACTGAGGGAGAAAAAGGTCTCAACTTTTATAATAAAGAGCAAGCACTTCATTTAGATGCTCTAAAAGTTAAAGCAGTAGATACAACAGCTGCTGGCGATGTTTTTGCAGGTGCTTTTGCAGCCAGTTTGATTTCGGAAAATGATCTGGAAAAATCTTTAAAATGTGCTGTTCAAGCTGCAGCTTATTCAGTTAGCAAAAGAGGTGCTCAGAGTTCTATACCAGATCAAAATGAATTAAATGAATTCCTTGCAGAAAGGAGTAACTAA